One Nitrospirota bacterium DNA segment encodes these proteins:
- a CDS encoding DUF2892 domain-containing protein, whose amino-acid sequence MTCNVGGVERPIRIVLGVLLLAVGALSDLPPVDAGIMAAVGIVALVTGAIGFCPAWRLFGINTCAAKPLARS is encoded by the coding sequence ATGACGTGCAACGTCGGTGGAGTCGAACGGCCGATTCGCATCGTGTTGGGAGTGCTGCTGCTCGCTGTCGGCGCTCTGTCGGACCTGCCGCCGGTCGATGCCGGGATCATGGCGGCCGTCGGGATCGTAGCGCTCGTCACGGGCGCGATCGGCTTCTGCCCGGCCTGGAGACTGTTCGGCATCAACACCTGTGCGGCAAAGCCGCTTGCCCGTTCATGA